From a single Lewinella sp. LCG006 genomic region:
- a CDS encoding LytR/AlgR family response regulator transcription factor → MKTLKALIIDDEPLAHKVILKYAEDVPFLSIVGQVYQAMDAYALLQQQHIDLLFLDIQMPKLKGLDFLRTLEHKPLVIITSAYEEYALEGYELQVCDYLLKPFRFERFLKAVHQAQRRSQPAAMTSPSEPTPPDAAPGQLFLKVDKRFLQIKFSAIICLESYGNYVKVWTGDNFLLTPRTLTSFEEELPLEQFARVHKSFILQKTHIDYLEGNQVFMSNGMAIPIGKSYRTAVKAWTSGGH, encoded by the coding sequence ATGAAGACCTTAAAAGCCCTCATTATTGATGACGAGCCCCTGGCGCACAAAGTCATTCTCAAATATGCGGAAGATGTGCCCTTCCTCAGCATTGTTGGGCAGGTATACCAAGCTATGGACGCTTACGCGCTTTTGCAGCAACAACACATTGATTTACTCTTCCTGGATATCCAAATGCCGAAATTAAAAGGACTGGATTTTCTGCGCACCCTGGAACACAAGCCGCTGGTCATCATCACCTCTGCTTATGAAGAATACGCATTGGAAGGTTACGAACTTCAAGTCTGCGATTATCTGCTGAAGCCTTTCCGTTTTGAACGTTTTCTCAAGGCAGTACACCAGGCCCAGAGGCGCAGTCAGCCAGCAGCAATGACTTCTCCATCGGAACCCACTCCTCCCGATGCTGCGCCAGGCCAGCTGTTTTTGAAAGTAGACAAGCGCTTTCTGCAAATAAAATTCAGTGCTATCATCTGCCTGGAAAGCTATGGCAATTACGTCAAGGTATGGACGGGCGACAACTTTTTGCTCACGCCCAGAACACTCACCAGCTTTGAGGAAGAACTACCTTTGGAACAGTTTGCACGGGTCCACAAGTCATTTATCCTGCAAAAAACACACATCGACTACCTCGAAGGCAACCAGGTTTTCATGAGCAATGGCATGGCCATCCCCATCGGGAAGAGTTATCGCACGGCGGTGAAAGCCTGGACGAGTGGAGGGCATTAA
- a CDS encoding ABC transporter ATP-binding protein, which produces MELRIEQLTKTYPNGVRALDDLTLEIGTGMFGLLGPNGAGKSTLMRTVATLQQPDSGEVTFDGINVLTQPMVLRYQLGYLPQAFGVYPRMSADRLLDYLANLKGVSSRKERQTLIDYCLDVTNLTAVRKKHVSGYSGGMKQRFGIAQLLLNKPKLIIVDEPTAGLDPAERQRFLNILREISTENIVIFSTHIVDDIKDLCTDMAIMNNGRLLQHTHPEAAIAELEGQVWTTNISRELLPQTTSTHLVLSSAYNRDNSLRVRVWSKQQPTPNFVAATPNLEDVYFAALGQE; this is translated from the coding sequence ATGGAACTACGAATAGAGCAGCTCACCAAGACTTATCCCAACGGCGTCCGTGCCTTGGATGATCTCACCCTGGAAATCGGTACGGGGATGTTTGGCTTACTTGGCCCCAACGGTGCTGGGAAATCTACCCTCATGCGAACCGTTGCCACCTTGCAGCAGCCAGATAGCGGTGAGGTTACTTTTGACGGAATCAATGTGCTCACCCAACCCATGGTACTGCGTTATCAGCTGGGCTACCTACCACAAGCCTTCGGGGTGTACCCTCGGATGTCGGCGGATCGGTTGCTCGATTATTTGGCCAACCTCAAAGGTGTAAGCTCCCGGAAGGAACGCCAGACGCTGATCGATTACTGTCTGGACGTAACCAACCTGACGGCCGTCAGAAAAAAACATGTCAGTGGCTACTCGGGCGGCATGAAGCAACGATTTGGTATTGCTCAGCTTTTGCTCAATAAGCCTAAATTGATCATCGTAGACGAACCCACCGCCGGCTTGGATCCCGCCGAACGACAGCGATTTTTGAACATCCTAAGAGAAATCAGTACGGAAAATATCGTCATCTTCTCCACCCATATCGTTGATGATATCAAGGATCTTTGCACCGATATGGCCATCATGAACAATGGGCGACTCCTCCAGCATACCCACCCCGAAGCCGCCATCGCTGAATTAGAAGGCCAAGTTTGGACCACCAATATTTCTCGTGAACTACTACCGCAAACTACTTCCACGCACCTGGTGCTGTCTTCGGCCTACAACCGTGACAACAGCCTCCGCGTGCGTGTATGGAGCAAGCAGCAGCCCACGCCCAATTTCGTTGCTGCAACCCCGAATTTGGAAGACGTCTATTTCGCTGCGCTAGGGCAGGAGTAA
- a CDS encoding GNAT family N-acetyltransferase, with protein sequence MRPDLFGIDTAILTTRTLTRRLREGDGLAFYDLIQENSSYIEDHFPLLVELVRTPEEGEEYVRRALAKWLVQEEFTFGIWRVDEADMIGYLHFRNVDWQTPRAEISYFLHQDQAGKGLMTEVMSRMIQFAFKQLQLNKLVLKTLVDNYNSQRLARKVGFRREGDLRHEYRKASGALLDVMLFGLTREEYGL encoded by the coding sequence ATGCGCCCCGATCTTTTTGGTATTGACACCGCTATTCTCACTACCCGAACCCTCACGCGCCGACTTCGCGAAGGTGATGGGCTGGCTTTTTATGACCTGATTCAGGAGAACTCCAGTTATATTGAAGACCATTTTCCATTGCTGGTAGAGCTGGTTCGCACACCAGAAGAAGGAGAAGAATACGTACGTAGAGCACTGGCCAAATGGTTGGTACAGGAAGAATTTACCTTTGGCATCTGGCGTGTGGATGAAGCAGACATGATTGGCTACCTGCATTTTCGCAACGTCGATTGGCAGACGCCGCGCGCCGAAATCAGCTACTTTCTCCACCAGGACCAGGCAGGCAAAGGACTGATGACGGAGGTGATGTCGCGCATGATCCAGTTTGCTTTCAAGCAGCTTCAGCTCAATAAGCTCGTTCTCAAAACCCTGGTGGATAATTACAATAGCCAGCGTCTGGCGCGCAAGGTAGGCTTCCGCAGGGAAGGCGATCTGCGCCACGAATACCGCAAAGCATCTGGTGCGCTACTGGACGTGATGCTGTTTGGATTGACGCGGGAGGAATATGGGTTGTAG
- a CDS encoding transposase yields the protein MQVPLLSALRADQCFHGIAMERFYELEGISRQAYFQGMLRQKEEQAMMLKVAERVKAYRQNKDRHAGSRSLYYNLGIKELLGLGVSKFERLLSEYNLTLAPYKTRLVTTQSCARSRAYSNLARGLIINGINQLVVGDLTYIKFADWVYYLFMLTDVYSARIVGWYLGQRMRAIEAHHAFKQWEQLRDRNQIKGSIHHTDGGSQYFANLYLESMNACQLRISVADNCLDNGFAEQRNGLLKQHFLPTVADLHPERITQSIDEIMYFYNHERKQEALGWLSPVEFEQQWANHPNPPRMQLYDRQKKILTTRQRGFLEA from the coding sequence ATGCAAGTCCCACTACTAAGTGCGTTGCGTGCCGATCAATGCTTTCATGGAATAGCGATGGAGCGTTTTTATGAATTGGAGGGCATTAGCCGTCAAGCGTATTTTCAAGGGATGTTGCGCCAGAAGGAGGAGCAGGCGATGATGCTTAAAGTGGCAGAGCGAGTAAAGGCCTATCGGCAAAACAAAGATCGTCATGCTGGCTCACGGTCCCTGTATTACAATCTAGGCATTAAGGAGCTCCTAGGCTTAGGTGTAAGCAAATTTGAGCGCTTGTTGAGCGAATATAACTTGACATTGGCACCGTATAAGACGCGATTGGTTACGACTCAGTCCTGTGCGCGTAGCAGGGCGTATAGCAATCTAGCCAGGGGCTTGATCATCAACGGGATCAATCAATTGGTAGTGGGTGATTTAACGTACATTAAGTTTGCCGATTGGGTCTATTATTTGTTTATGCTGACGGATGTGTACAGTGCTCGCATCGTAGGTTGGTATTTGGGTCAAAGAATGCGGGCTATTGAGGCCCACCATGCATTTAAGCAATGGGAGCAGCTTCGAGATCGGAACCAAATTAAGGGTAGTATTCATCATACGGATGGAGGTAGCCAGTACTTTGCGAATTTGTATCTTGAGAGTATGAATGCCTGCCAGCTTCGAATCAGTGTGGCAGACAATTGCCTGGACAATGGCTTTGCTGAACAACGCAATGGCTTGCTCAAGCAACATTTCCTGCCAACGGTAGCAGACTTGCATCCTGAGCGAATTACCCAATCAATAGACGAAATAATGTACTTTTACAATCACGAACGCAAACAGGAGGCACTAGGCTGGTTAAGTCCCGTTGAGTTTGAACAGCAATGGGCTAATCATCCTAATCCTCCCCGTATGCAGCTTTATGATCGCCAGAAAAAAATCCTTACCACCCGACAAAGAGGGTTTTTAGAGGCATAA
- a CDS encoding transposase has protein sequence MENFSKFREMEPQMTREERRRRRFSESFRKEQAELIESGQTTIAQVSRRYEVRADNVRKWVKKYGNSPSDSGFTIIGSAKDFDRLKELEKAHRELQVLFGEQQIKLVRLEKLLDFAKKDLGEDFEKKCKSHY, from the coding sequence GTGGAAAACTTTTCTAAATTTAGAGAAATGGAACCACAAATGACAAGAGAAGAGCGCCGTCGTCGCCGTTTTAGCGAGTCTTTCCGTAAAGAGCAAGCTGAACTAATAGAGAGTGGACAGACGACGATAGCCCAAGTAAGTCGTCGCTATGAAGTCAGAGCGGACAATGTAAGGAAATGGGTTAAGAAGTACGGCAATTCGCCATCGGATTCGGGCTTTACGATCATAGGTAGTGCGAAGGATTTTGACCGTTTGAAAGAGTTAGAGAAAGCGCACCGGGAACTGCAGGTACTCTTTGGGGAGCAGCAAATAAAGTTGGTTCGTTTAGAGAAGCTCTTGGATTTTGCGAAAAAAGATTTAGGGGAGGATTTCGAAAAAAAATGCAAGTCCCACTACTAA
- a CDS encoding alpha/beta hydrolase, translating to MKKTIFYLILTILVVSCKTKAIVYDDPVPEHDSLTISSTYVKEDRVINVWTPPTYEESSDSFPVLYMPDGGIKEDFPHIANTLAKLIEDKKIAPFILVGIENTDRRRDLSGFSDVEEDQQYCPLTDGAKDFRAFISEELMPAINGKYKTKGRNGIIGESLAGLFVVETLLLQPATFDFYIAMDPSLWWNNQYLVKNAASLLADFPDKDLKLWFAGSSAVDIFRATRSLETVFQNNAPERLTWKYSDEPKEKHHTIFRATKEKALIWALN from the coding sequence ATGAAAAAAACAATCTTCTACCTCATCCTCACAATACTTGTGGTTAGTTGTAAAACCAAGGCAATTGTCTATGATGATCCTGTTCCAGAACACGACAGTTTAACCATCTCTTCCACTTATGTGAAAGAAGATCGAGTAATTAATGTTTGGACACCACCTACTTATGAAGAAAGCAGTGACAGTTTTCCCGTATTGTATATGCCTGATGGCGGCATCAAGGAAGATTTTCCCCACATCGCCAATACCTTGGCGAAACTGATTGAAGATAAGAAGATAGCCCCCTTTATCTTGGTTGGAATAGAAAATACGGATAGAAGAAGAGATTTGTCCGGTTTTTCGGATGTAGAAGAAGACCAACAATATTGTCCTTTAACGGATGGCGCTAAAGACTTTAGGGCCTTCATTTCGGAGGAGTTGATGCCAGCCATCAACGGGAAATACAAAACCAAAGGCCGCAACGGAATTATCGGGGAGTCGCTGGCAGGGCTCTTCGTTGTGGAAACCCTACTTCTGCAACCTGCAACCTTCGATTTTTATATTGCCATGGATCCTTCCCTTTGGTGGAACAATCAATATCTGGTGAAAAACGCGGCATCATTGTTAGCTGACTTTCCTGACAAAGACCTTAAGCTTTGGTTTGCAGGTTCCAGTGCAGTAGATATTTTCCGCGCTACCAGAAGTCTTGAGACTGTTTTTCAAAACAATGCACCTGAACGTTTAACTTGGAAGTATTCCGACGAACCCAAAGAAAAGCACCACACCATCTTCAGAGCAACCAAAGAAAAAGCGTTGATTTGGGCGTTGAATTAA
- a CDS encoding sensor histidine kinase has product MKGNQNRITAFFLQQEVWLFMANILLFSYAFMQMGHQLGWRHFLGILLGLVLFFLPLLLWVTLRHQSALTVSIKQVGWVIAFVALPAVFTLVWPCHLTDLPGIAENLVFTAKVNRFGLLVHWIALLVLEGLLKWGLRHKTVRTANWLLSWNIPRLAMVIVAVFALSIVLANNYFHAYIKEFSTTQSFLYYLVAVVQTFFVYISYYPIYYVHHHFLFNELLRKKGLLYYLLSSVGFLLLFVPLQNQLISFFPVVDQIKVHPLGLVPQVFSDLSFTLAIAFFLLSFPFIIMVEWYRQVNAISTLEQEKSATELQLLKQQINPHFFFNTLNNLYAMSLTQDEATPATILQLSELMRYLIYKGKEEKVPLKLEVKYLQDYLDLQKLRLHKPLDVTFTTDLTDEELLVPPLLFIILVENAFKHGIEPAGGDTFLHLQLSQQGKSVHFSCHNSFEKNSPPAENGGLGLPNLHRRLSVLFPDRHELRLQNSDHDYLAELSFEL; this is encoded by the coding sequence ATGAAAGGAAACCAAAATAGAATCACCGCCTTCTTCCTTCAGCAAGAGGTCTGGTTATTTATGGCCAACATCCTACTCTTCAGTTATGCCTTTATGCAGATGGGGCACCAACTAGGGTGGCGTCATTTTTTGGGGATACTGCTCGGATTGGTGCTGTTTTTCCTGCCCTTACTTTTGTGGGTGACACTCCGCCATCAGTCTGCACTCACCGTCTCCATTAAGCAGGTAGGTTGGGTCATCGCGTTTGTGGCATTGCCTGCGGTTTTCACCCTTGTGTGGCCCTGTCATCTGACCGATCTCCCTGGCATTGCGGAAAATTTGGTGTTTACCGCAAAGGTAAATCGCTTTGGTTTGTTGGTGCATTGGATCGCTTTATTGGTGCTGGAAGGACTGTTAAAATGGGGATTACGGCACAAGACGGTGCGCACTGCTAATTGGTTGTTAAGTTGGAACATCCCACGGCTGGCCATGGTCATTGTAGCTGTTTTCGCGCTTTCTATTGTGCTCGCTAATAACTATTTCCACGCCTACATCAAGGAATTCAGCACTACTCAATCCTTTCTTTACTATCTCGTTGCCGTAGTGCAAACCTTCTTCGTTTACATCAGCTACTACCCTATTTACTACGTCCACCACCACTTTCTTTTCAATGAATTATTGCGTAAAAAAGGGCTACTTTACTACTTACTGAGCTCCGTGGGTTTTCTGCTACTTTTCGTGCCGCTACAAAATCAGCTCATCAGCTTTTTTCCAGTGGTTGACCAAATCAAAGTGCATCCATTGGGCCTTGTTCCACAGGTGTTTTCCGACCTCAGTTTCACCCTCGCCATTGCTTTTTTCCTCCTTAGTTTCCCTTTCATTATCATGGTCGAATGGTACCGCCAGGTCAATGCGATCAGTACGCTGGAACAAGAAAAATCTGCCACCGAATTGCAGCTCCTCAAACAACAGATCAACCCGCATTTCTTCTTCAATACGCTCAACAACCTCTACGCGATGAGCCTGACGCAAGATGAGGCAACCCCAGCAACCATCTTGCAATTGTCGGAACTGATGCGCTACCTTATTTACAAAGGCAAAGAAGAAAAAGTCCCCTTAAAATTAGAGGTGAAGTATTTACAGGATTATCTTGACTTACAAAAGTTACGTTTGCACAAGCCCCTTGACGTAACCTTCACCACCGACTTGACCGACGAGGAATTGCTCGTTCCCCCACTGCTCTTTATTATCTTGGTAGAAAACGCCTTTAAACACGGCATAGAACCCGCTGGGGGAGACACTTTTTTGCACTTGCAATTAAGCCAGCAGGGCAAATCTGTTCATTTTAGCTGCCATAATTCTTTTGAAAAAAACAGCCCTCCTGCTGAAAATGGCGGGCTGGGGTTACCCAACCTACATCGCCGCCTGAGCGTACTTTTTCCCGACCGGCATGAATTACGTTTGCAAAACAGCGACCATGATTATCTTGCGGAACTAAGCTTTGAATTATGA